In the genome of Pseudorasbora parva isolate DD20220531a chromosome 10, ASM2467924v1, whole genome shotgun sequence, one region contains:
- the stx11a gene encoding syntaxin-11a has translation MRDRLAELGGVAPKVHSEDEQVDGGEDVDSGELEQHAVVFEGEDIMEDTFREAQSIQKEIAQLRMEVKRLGKQNTRFLTSVRRISSIKRDSNTIARNIKTKGESLYARIKKLDALCKELEEKHGAHSALVRMIHGQFVSITGSFHEAMNEYNSAEMAQRDNCKTRIQRQAEIMGKEVSGDQIEEMIETGKWNVFSDDLLTDGRTARSALTEIENRHKELLELESRIRDIHDLFFQLALLVEEQGPMVDNIEANVYATQDFVAKATIQIKKAVIYKKKNPCRQLFCCCFPCCNK, from the coding sequence ATGAGAGACAGGCTGGCTGAACTGGGAGGTGTTGCCCCCAAAGTCCACAgcgaggatgagcaagtggatGGAGGAGAAGATGTGGACAGTGGTGAATTGGAACAGCATGCAGTGGTGTTTGAGGGCGAGGACATCATGGAGGACACCTTCAGAGAAGCCCAATCCATCCAGAAAGAAATCGCCCAACTCAGGATGGAGGTGAAGAGACTGGGCAAACAGAACACACGCTTTCTCACCTCTGTCAGACGCATTAGCAGCATCAAGCGTGACTCGAACACGATTGCACGCAACATCAAAACGAAAGGGGAGAGCCTGTATGCTCGGATAAAGAAGCTGGATGCACTTTGTAAAGAGTTGGAGGAGAAACACGGAGCCCATTCAGCTTTGGTGCGCATGATACATGGCCAGTTTGTCTCTATCACAGGTTCTTTTCACGAGGCTATGAATGAATACAACAGCGCCGAAATGGCACAGAGGGACAACTGCAAGACTCGTATCCAAAGGCAAGCGGAGATCATGGGTAAAGAAGTGAGTGGAGATCAAATCGAAGAAATGATCGAGACCGGCAAGTGGAACGTTTTTTCCGATGACTTGCTCACAGACGGGCGAACCGCTCGCTCAGCTCTCACTGAGATCGAGAATCGCCACAAGGAGCTTTTGGAGTTGGAAAGTCGCATCCGAGACATCCATGATCTGTTTTTCCAGCTGGCTTTGCTGGTGGAGGAACAAGGGCCCATGGTGGACAACATTGAGGCAAATGTTTATGCCACCCAAGACTTTGTGGCCAAAGCTACAATTCAGATAAAGAAGGCTGTCATATACAAGAAGAAAAACCCTTGTCGACAGCTCTTCTGTTGTTGCTTTCCATGTTGCAATAAATGA